The following proteins come from a genomic window of Malus domestica chromosome 02, GDT2T_hap1:
- the LOC114822558 gene encoding AP2/ERF and B3 domain-containing transcription factor At1g50680-like, which translates to MEEGMSSTVSNKGVKCKTGEVCGPSLATNDSSDGASRRVSKRFKGVVEQPNGHWGAQIYANHERVWLGTFSSENEAAMAYDSAAIKLRGCDCHRNFPWTKFTFEEPHFQNQYSKEAVLRMIKDGSYQAEFLEYRRSHAARESLRSDIQFGSLARVHNNGNGKMLNRLLFQKELTPSDVGKLNRLVIPVSNAKRCFPSISEATSQKVESCSSQLVFYDNMMRSWTFRYCYWKSSRSFVFTKGWSRFVKTHHLKAKDILTFFQCQYKQLGDNGNKEPQTFYMVKVNWDGVESEDVSCLVENDAKNYQYDNCKLEAVSQNMNEAEGILADQKKRFRLFGVEICNEVAH; encoded by the coding sequence ATGGAAGAGGGCATGTCAAGCACGGTCTCAAACAAAGGAGTGAAATGTAAGACTGGAGAAGTTTGCGGTCCAAGCCTTGCTACGAATGACTCATCAGATGGTGCTAGTAGGCGTGTATCGAAAAGGTTCAAAGGAGTTGTTGAGCAGCCAAATGGGCATTGGGGTGCCCAGATATATGCCAATCACGAAAGGGTTTGGCTTGGCACGTTCAGCTCTGAGAACGAAGCAGCTATGGCTTATGATAGCGCTGCAATCAAGCTTCGTGGTTGCGATTGCCATCGCAACTTTCCATGGACCAAATTCACCTTTGAAGAGCCACACTTTCAAAATCAGTACTCTAAAGAAGCTGTGTTGAGAATGATCAAGGATGGTTCCTACCAGGCCGAGTTCTTAGAATATCGAAGGAGTCACGCTGCAAGGGAGAGTTTGAGGAGTGATATCCAATTTGGCAGCTTGGCTAGGGTGCATAACAACGGAAATGGAAAGATGTTGAACCGACTTCTTTTCCAAAAAGAGCTGACACCAAGTGATGTTGGTAAGCTGAATAGACTTGTGATACCGGTTAGCAATGCCAAACGGTGCTTTCCCAGCATTTCTGAAGCCACAAGTCAGAAGGTCGAGAGTTGCTCCAGCCAGCTAGTGTTTTATGATAATATGATGAGGTCGTGGACTTTCCGGTACTGTTATTGGAAGAGTAGCAGGAGTTTTGTGTTCACCAAGGGTTGGAGTCGGTTCGTAAAGACGCACCATTTGAAGGCAAAAGACATTCTTACATTCTTCCAATGCCAGTACAAGCAACTGGGGGACAATGGTAACAAGGAGCCTCAAACATTTTACATGGTTAAAGTTAACTGGGATGGCGTCGAAAGCGAAGATGTTAGCTGCTTGGTTGAGAATGATGCTAAAAATTATCAATATGATAACTGTAAACTTGAAGCTGTAAGCCAAAATATGAATGAAGCTGAAGGAATCCTTGCTGATCAAAAGAAACGTTTCAGGCTTTTCGGCGTGGAGATCTGCAACGAGGTGGCGCATTAG